Proteins from a single region of Pithys albifrons albifrons isolate INPA30051 chromosome 10, PitAlb_v1, whole genome shotgun sequence:
- the DNAI3 gene encoding dynein axonemal intermediate chain 3, with product MSKNLTSSKTTLKGQKPSPKKQKGENDEVDLSMVSIGHPEIFPLVLTTKTQEIFNCRIDEDVTEENCFKLIKKEDIIQDLKTRADISDFYPFRKVVLEYPGEELLVVFDAKFQYGQDFYIVASEEAKENLIKVNAEEEEKEEDREDTLEVHPFKPIVPKPWISLGSEKEVEEESVKDTVTKIKYKISRVRRKFGAPIAFTDKNASQDKDYYVECTSYEDKTFSIQILERDVGVQVVPKVREGSTQTKWTYPKNAATQYSPRQLSQEEKAESLSSERMKEFLTSVQLRMEIALQQNEIMNAFFDDWMALAEDKSSSDGKPDVYLKACQSFTDPQYLKDRTITCVCRHPTICGIIAVSASKQLSYEEHDNLSNKSLLHQSVILFWSFFDPIHPQLMLECPEDIYCFQFSPNHPNIIAGGCINGQVVLWDISQHEKNLQTEKSVTDEIIDSDNEETATAEAATKPPLAQVQQSSTEPPLVTYCAVSSIEYSHKMPVTDIQWLPGNFEGNEKGGTPENRGEHCLQLVTCSPDCSILFWDIPAIEHQEKPSYEKANKEKKLYMAPGVPDTSKPLDLCWKPLIKISLQERDTNTECGPIRIILRELHYCYKTSGKAKSLSAVKAPAKESPFTEMSASSSKNLEVLENISTNFFVGNEDGVIVYFDWKIDTNSAKPASQMKTQKYALHTETINTLQRSPFFKDIFLSIGGQNFAIWKEGVTNGPILQSSCSAGRYTVGQWSLTRPGVFFIGREDGNIDIWDLLKKTHEPSHFQNISKSVITFISPWIASSEQHFLAVSDDLGVLHILEICQQLSHPSSNESMTTLQKTRNGGERKLCYGTWRSR from the exons atgtcaaaaaatcTCACATCCAGCAAGACCACCTTGAAAGGTCAAAAACCCTCTCCGAAGAAACAGAAAG GTGAAAATGATGAAGTGGATCTTTCTATGGTTAGTATAG GCCACCCAGAAATCTTTCCTTTAGTTTTGACTACAAAGACCCAAGAAATTTTTAATTGCCGAATTGATGAAGAtgtcacagaagaaaattgtttCAAACTTATTAAAAAAGAGGACATCATTCAGGACCTGAAAACAAGAGCTGACATTTCTGATTTCTATCCTTTCAGAAAAGTTGTCCTA gaATATCCAGGGGAAGAACTTTTGGTAGTTTTTGATGCAAAGTTCCAGTACGGACAAGACTTTTACATTGTTGCTTCTGAGGAAGCCAAGGAAAACCTTATAAAGGTAAA tgcagaagaagaagaaaaagaagaagataGAGAGGACACTCTGGAAGTCCATCCTTTTAAGCCTATTGTCCCTAAACCCTGGATTTCTCTTGGCAGTGAAAAGGAAGTTGAAGAAGAATCTGTTAAAGACACTGTTACAAAG ATTAAGTACAAGATTTCTCGAGTACGCAGGAAGTTTGGTGCACCAATAGCATTTACTGATAAGAATGCTTCACAAGACAAAGACTATTATGTAGAATGCACATCCTATGAAGACAAAACTTTCAGTATTCAAATACTTGAAAGAGATGTGGGGGTGCAAGTGGTTCCAAAAGTAAGAGAAGGTAGTACTCAGACAAAATG GACCTATCCAAAAAATGCAGCCACGCAGTACTCTCCTAGGCAGCTgtcacaggaagaaaaagcagagagtCTGTCATCGGAGAGGATGAAGGAATTCCTTACATCAGTACAGTTAAG AATGGAAATTGCAttgcagcaaaatgaaattatgaatGCTTTTTTTGATGACTGGATGGCCCtagcagaagacaaaagcagtTCTGATGGCAAGCCAGATGTTTACCTTAAAGCATGCCAATCATTTACAGATCCTCAGTACCTCAAGGACAGAACCATTACCTGTGTTTGCCGTCATCCAACTATTTGTG GAATTATAGCAGTGTCAGCAAGCAAGCAGCTTTCTTATGAAGAGCACGATAACCTTTCTAATAAATCACTGCTGCACCAGTCAGTAATACTTTTCTGGAGTTTTTTTGACCCTATCCATCCCCAG tTAATGTTGGAATGTCCTGAAGACATTTACTGCTTTCAGTTCAGTCCAAATCATCCAAATATCATTGCTGGTGGCTGCATCAACGGACAG GTTGTACTGTGGGATATTTctcaacatgaaaaaaacctgcaaactgaaaaatcagTTACTGATGAAATCATTGACTCGGACAACGAGGAGACAGcaacagcagaagcagcaactAAG CCGCCTCTTGCGCAagtccagcagagcagcacagagccacCTCTAGTGACATACTGTGCAGTCTCCTCCATAGAGTATAGCCATAAAATGCCAGTAACAGATATACAGTGGCTGCCAGGTAATTTTGAG GGCAATGAAAAAGGTGGTACTCCTGAAAACAGAGGGGAACATTGCCTGCAGCTTGTAACCTGCTCCCCTGATTG cTCAATATTATTTTGGGATATTCCAGCCATTGAACATCAAGAAAAACCTTCATATGAGAAAgcaaacaaggagaaaaaattgtATATGGCCCCTGGTGTTCCAGACACTTCTAAGCCTTTAGATCTCTGCTGGAAACCTCTCATAAAG ATAAGTCTGCAAGAAAGGGATACCAACACAGAGTGCGGTCCcatcagaattattttaagGGAACTGCATTATTGTTACAAAACCTcag GGAAAGCAAAATCTCTGAGTGCAGTAAAAGCACCAGCCAAAGAGAGCCCATTTACAGAGATGAGTGCTTCTTCAAGCAAAAATCTGGAAGTGCTAGAGAATATATCCACCAACTTTTTTGTTGGAAATGAA GATGGAGTAATTGTTTATTTCGACTGGAAAATTGATACTAATTCAGCAAAACCAGCTA GTCAGATGAAGACTCAGAAATACGCCCTCCACACTGAAACTATTAACACTTTGCAGAGATCTCCATTTTTTAAAGACATCTTTCTAAGCATTGGAGGCCAGAATTTTGCCATTTGGAAAGAAGGGGTTACA AATGGACCAATCCTTCAGtcaagctgctctgcaggaagaTACACTGTGGGACAATGGTCCTTAACAAGACCAGGAGTTTTCTTCATTGGCAGAGAAGATGGAAATATAGATATTTGGGACTTACTGAAGAAAACTCATGAGCCATCTCATTTCCAGAACATCTCCAAATCCGTCATCACTTTCATCAGCCCCTGGATTGCCTCAT
- the MCOLN3 gene encoding mucolipin-3, with translation MENPEVAVSSCGAHNDENLCSYKRHPSVSQEGLLEDQLRRKLKFFFMNPCEKFWARGRKPWKLGIQLLKIVMVTVQLVVFGLSNQMVVAFKEENTVAFKHLFLKGYMDRMDDTYAVYTQTDVYDQIFFAVNQYLQLPNISVGNHAYEKRGAEETALAICQQFYKRGIICPGNDTFDIDPEIVTECLYIEPMTPLDNTTVGKHNLNFTLDFHRLVTVQLMFNLKAINLQTVRHHELPDCYDFTLRIVFDNKAHSGRIKISLDNDIEIRECKDWHVSGSIQKNTHYMMIFDAFVILTCLASLVLCTRSVIKGIWLQREFVSFFLYYYKKEVSFSDQMEFVNGWYILIMVSDVLTIVGSTLKMEIQAKSLTSYDVCSILLGTSTMLVWLGIIRYLGFFQKYNLLILTLRAALPNVMRFSCCAAMIYLGYCFCGWIVLGPYHAKFRSLNTVSECLFSLINGDDMFATFAKMQQKSYLVWLFSRIYLYSFISLFIYMVLSLFIALITDTYETVKHYQQDGFPETELQRFISQCKDLPNSGRYRLEEENSASLFCCCNGCSEHI, from the exons aTGGAAAATCCTGAAGTGGCTGTGAGCAGCTGCGGTGCTCACAATGATGAAAACCTTTGCAGCTACAAACGACATCCATCAGTATCACAGGAGGGGCTTTTGGAAGACCAGCTCAGAAGAAAgttaaaatttttcttcatgaaCCCGTGTGAGAAATTTTGGGCCCGGGGCAGAAAGCCTTGGAAACTTGGGATTCAGTTACTCAAAATAGTAATGGTTACAGTTCAG TTGGTGGTTTTTGGATTAAGCAATCAAATGGTGGTTGCCTTCAAAGAAGAGAACACTGTTGCATTCAAACATCTCTTCTTGAAAGGATATATGGACAGAATGGATGATACCTATGCTGTATACACACAAACAGACGTCTATGATCAGATATTCTTTGCAGTAAACCAG TACTTACAGCTGCCCAACATCTCTGTTGGAAACCATGCTTATGAGAAGAGGGGAGCAGAAGAGACAGCTCTGGCCATTTGTCAGCAGTTCTACAAGCGAGGAATCATCTGCCCTGGAAATGACACCTTTGATATAGACCCAGAGATTGTGACTG AGTGCTTGTATATTGAGCCAATGACACCGTTAGACAACACAACAGTGGGAAAGCACAATTTGAATTTCACTCTGGATTTCCACAG ACTGGTGACAGTGCAACTTATGTTCAATCTGAAGGCAATCAACCTCCAGACTGTTCGACACCATGAGCTCCCTGACTGTTACGATTTCACTCTGAGG aTAGTGTTTGACAATAAAGCACACAGtggaagaattaaaataagTCTAGACAACGATATAGAGATCAGGGAATGCAAAGACTGGCATGTTTCTGGATCAA TACAGAAGAACACTCATTACATGATGATCTTCGATGCTTTTGTCATATTGACTTGTCTGGCCTCATTGGTACTTTGCACACGATCAGTGATTAAAGGAATTTGGCTCCAAAGG GAATTTGTAAGCTTTTTCCTGTATTATTATAAGAAAGAAGTGTCTTTTAGTGATCAAATGGAGTTTGTCAATGGATGGTACATCTTGATTATGGTTAGTGATGTCTTAACTATTGTTGGATCAACACTAAAGATGGAGATACAAGCCAAG agtcTGACAAGTTATGATGTCTGTAGCATACTCCTAGGAACATCCACTATGCTTGTGTGGCTTGGAATCATTCGCTACCTAGGTTTCTTTCAGAAGTATAAT CTTCTCATCCTAACACTGAGGGCAGCATTACCCAATGTAATGAGGTTCAGCTGTTGTGCTGCTATGATCTACCTGGGCTATTGTTTCTGTGGATGGATTGTACTGGGACCATACCATGCAAAG TTTCGCTCCCTTAACACAGTTTCTGAATGCCTTTTTTCACTGATCAATGGAGATGACATGTTTGCCACCTTTgcaaaaatgcaacagaaaagtTACTTGGTTTGGTTATTCAGTAGGATCTACCTCTACTCCTTCATCAGTCTGTTCATCTATATGGTGCTGAGTCTCTTCATTGCACTCATTACAGATACATATGAAACGGTCAAG